In one Pseudodesulfovibrio tunisiensis genomic region, the following are encoded:
- a CDS encoding sigma-54-dependent transcriptional regulator — protein MTKILIIDDDPRFSETMLRIMARMGMEAAPALTLEQARTLLVDDDFDLVFLDVRLPDGNGLDELPEILGSHTRPEVVILTGQGDPDGAELAIKAGAWDYLVKPSSVKQTMLCVERALKYRSQKRAAARSLSIDLRGLVGISPKMKACYDQLRQAAISSSNVLITGETGTGKELVARTIHRNSQRKSKDFVPVDCASLKKGLVESTLFGHKRGAFTGAEKDRIGLVKVADKGTLFLDEIGEMELPIQKAFLRVLQEHAFRPVGDTHELTSDFRLIAATNRDLKEDVARGEFRKDLLYRIKTIHIQLPPLRERPEDIKLLALYKVNRMARQYGKTKTVAPEFYETLAAHLWPGNVRELFAAVETAFIRASETDQLIPHHLPPEVRIAATKAQITEQTAPQVAPMATATVSPAARAVQSGHSLKTFKVDMESEYLTELQRATDNNIKEMARISGCSQSHLYALLKKAGISTK, from the coding sequence ATGACCAAGATACTGATAATTGACGACGACCCCCGCTTCAGCGAAACCATGCTGCGCATCATGGCGCGCATGGGCATGGAGGCGGCCCCGGCACTGACTCTGGAACAGGCCCGCACCCTGCTGGTCGACGACGATTTCGACCTCGTCTTTCTGGACGTCCGCCTGCCGGACGGCAACGGACTGGACGAACTTCCGGAAATACTCGGTTCCCACACCCGCCCGGAAGTGGTCATTCTCACCGGGCAGGGCGATCCGGATGGCGCGGAACTGGCCATCAAGGCCGGCGCCTGGGACTATCTGGTCAAGCCATCATCCGTGAAACAGACCATGCTCTGCGTGGAACGCGCCCTGAAATATCGCTCCCAGAAACGCGCTGCGGCCCGCTCCCTGTCCATCGACCTGCGCGGCCTTGTCGGCATCAGTCCGAAGATGAAGGCCTGCTACGACCAGCTCCGTCAGGCCGCCATTTCCTCCTCCAACGTGCTGATCACCGGGGAAACCGGCACGGGCAAGGAACTGGTCGCCCGGACCATCCACCGCAACAGCCAGCGGAAAAGCAAGGATTTCGTGCCCGTGGACTGCGCATCCCTGAAAAAGGGACTGGTGGAAAGCACCCTGTTCGGTCACAAACGCGGCGCATTCACCGGAGCGGAAAAGGACCGCATCGGTCTGGTCAAGGTCGCGGACAAGGGCACCCTGTTTCTGGATGAAATCGGGGAAATGGAACTCCCCATTCAAAAGGCCTTTCTGCGCGTACTGCAGGAACACGCCTTCCGCCCGGTCGGCGACACCCACGAACTGACCAGTGATTTCCGGCTGATCGCGGCCACGAACCGCGACCTCAAGGAAGACGTGGCCCGCGGAGAATTTCGCAAGGACCTGCTCTACCGGATCAAGACCATCCACATTCAGCTCCCGCCCCTGCGGGAACGCCCGGAAGACATCAAGCTGCTCGCGCTCTACAAGGTGAACCGCATGGCCCGGCAATACGGCAAGACCAAGACCGTGGCCCCGGAATTCTATGAAACGCTCGCGGCCCATCTTTGGCCGGGAAACGTGCGCGAACTCTTCGCCGCAGTGGAAACCGCGTTCATCCGTGCCAGCGAAACCGATCAGCTCATTCCGCACCACCTGCCGCCCGAAGTCCGCATCGCCGCAACCAAGGCGCAGATCACGGAACAGACGGCTCCGCAAGTTGCCCCGATGGCCACAGCGACCGTATCCCCGGCAGCCCGGGCCGTGCAATCCGGCCACTCCCTGAAAACGTTCAAGGTGGACATGGAGTCCGAATACCTGACGGAACTGCAGCGGGCCACGGATAACAACATCAAGGAAATGGCCAGAATTTCGGGCTGTTCCCAATCCCATCTCTACGCTCTGCTCAAAAAGGCCGGCATCTCCACGAAATAG
- a CDS encoding ABC transporter ATP-binding protein has protein sequence MNQTETPFLHCQDLSRVFVKKLDFAGRIAQSLGSSLREERVRAVDSVRLRVMPGEVVGLVGESGCGKSTLGRMLCGILPQSSGQIFYKGHDVSTLDRKAALEYAMNVQMIFQDPFASLNPRKRVRKIIGEAPLFHGLTTKRELDEYLDDIMLQCGLDPVYKNRYPHQFSGGQRQRIGIARAMAMQPECLVCDESVAALDVSIQAQILNLFMDLREKLNLTCLFISHDLGVVEHISDRIAVMYLGRIVEVSPVEGLFESPFHPYTRALLNEVPRLEKRGVDFTPLTGEIPSPLDPPTGCHFHPRCPHAMDICRKEAPRRKDLGPYRWVSCHLHD, from the coding sequence ATGAATCAGACTGAAACGCCTTTTCTCCATTGCCAGGACCTGAGCCGGGTCTTTGTCAAGAAACTGGACTTTGCCGGACGCATCGCCCAATCCCTCGGCTCCAGCCTGCGCGAGGAACGCGTCCGGGCCGTGGATTCCGTGCGGCTGCGCGTCATGCCTGGCGAGGTCGTGGGCCTTGTCGGTGAATCAGGGTGCGGCAAATCCACCCTCGGCCGCATGCTCTGCGGCATCCTGCCCCAATCCTCGGGACAGATATTCTACAAGGGCCACGACGTCAGCACTCTGGATCGCAAGGCGGCTCTGGAATACGCCATGAACGTGCAGATGATCTTTCAGGACCCCTTCGCCTCCCTGAATCCGCGCAAGCGCGTCCGCAAGATCATCGGCGAGGCCCCGCTCTTTCACGGCCTGACCACGAAACGGGAACTGGACGAGTATCTGGATGACATCATGCTCCAATGCGGTCTGGACCCGGTCTACAAGAACCGCTATCCGCACCAGTTCTCGGGCGGCCAACGCCAGCGCATCGGCATTGCCCGCGCCATGGCCATGCAGCCGGAATGTCTGGTATGCGACGAATCCGTTGCCGCGCTCGACGTGTCCATTCAGGCCCAGATTCTGAACCTGTTCATGGACCTGCGGGAAAAGCTGAACCTGACCTGCCTGTTCATCAGCCACGATCTCGGCGTGGTCGAGCACATCTCGGACCGCATCGCGGTCATGTATCTCGGTCGCATCGTGGAGGTCTCGCCGGTGGAGGGACTGTTCGAATCCCCCTTCCATCCCTATACCAGAGCTCTGCTCAACGAGGTTCCGCGTCTGGAAAAGCGCGGCGTGGACTTCACCCCGCTCACCGGGGAAATTCCGTCCCCGCTCGATCCGCCGACCGGCTGCCATTTCCACCCGCGCTGCCCCCATGCCATGGACATCTGCCGCAAGGAAGCACCACGCAGAAAGGATCTCGGCCCGTATCGGTGGGTGAGTTGTCATTTGCACGACTAG
- a CDS encoding ABC transporter permease, whose amino-acid sequence MADTATNTPNTDHPVQGDSLLLEAVREFFESRVATIGLVILVAIIGLALLAPIIAPQNPYDLMAIDIMDSKLEPGSKSMDESITYYLGTDSQGRDMLSAIMYGLRISLGVGVVSTILALIVGAAIGLWAAYVGGKTDSFIMRVVDLQLSFPAILVALILLAILGKGVDKITLALVIVQWAYYARAIRSNVLVERNKEYVEAAKCLALPQRRVMFGHVLPNCTPELIVISTVKVAGAIALEATLSFLGLGMPITQPSLGLLISNGFKFLQSGYYWISFYPGLALLVLIVCINLVGDRLRDVLNPRLKR is encoded by the coding sequence ATGGCAGACACCGCAACCAACACCCCGAACACCGACCACCCCGTGCAGGGCGATTCCCTGCTGCTGGAAGCCGTCCGGGAATTTTTCGAAAGCCGCGTGGCCACCATCGGACTGGTCATACTGGTCGCGATCATCGGACTGGCCCTGCTCGCCCCGATCATCGCACCCCAGAATCCCTACGACCTCATGGCCATCGACATCATGGACTCCAAGCTGGAACCCGGCTCCAAGTCCATGGACGAATCCATCACCTACTATCTGGGCACCGACTCGCAGGGCCGAGACATGCTCAGTGCCATCATGTACGGCCTGCGCATCAGTCTGGGCGTGGGCGTGGTCAGCACCATCCTCGCCCTGATCGTGGGCGCAGCCATCGGTCTGTGGGCCGCGTATGTCGGAGGCAAGACCGACTCGTTCATCATGCGCGTGGTGGATTTGCAACTCAGCTTTCCCGCCATACTCGTGGCACTCATACTTCTGGCCATTCTGGGCAAGGGCGTGGACAAGATCACGCTGGCATTGGTCATCGTGCAGTGGGCCTACTATGCCCGCGCCATCCGCAGCAACGTGCTCGTGGAACGCAACAAGGAATACGTGGAAGCGGCCAAATGTCTGGCCCTGCCACAACGCCGCGTCATGTTCGGCCATGTGCTGCCCAACTGCACGCCCGAGCTGATCGTCATATCCACGGTCAAGGTGGCGGGCGCCATCGCCCTTGAGGCGACCCTGTCCTTTCTCGGACTGGGCATGCCCATCACCCAGCCCTCGCTCGGGCTGCTGATTTCCAACGGATTCAAGTTCCTGCAAAGCGGGTACTACTGGATCAGCTTTTACCCCGGTCTGGCCCTGCTCGTGCTGATCGTATGCATCAACCTTGTGGGCGACCGACTCCGCGACGTTCTGAACCCGAGGCTGAAACGATGA
- a CDS encoding potassium transporter Kup — protein sequence MRKRHTSSTAALSLAALGIVFGDIGTSPLYALKACFSGFHAVPATPNNVLGVLSLVFWSLTAVISVKYVAFVMRADNQGEGGIFALFAVLPESWRNQRKWVVPAALFGAALLYGDGIITPAISVLSALEGLSVATSAADAYVVPLTCIILAALFAVQRHGTSRIGAVFGPVMLVWFCAIAILGIMALLRHPQTLAALNPMWGMRFFAENGRESTIVLGAVVLCVTGAEALYADMGHFGAKPIRLAWYFVAMPALVLNYFGQGAVLMMNAEATASPFYALAPRSLILPLVGLSTCATIIASQAVISGVFSLTRQAIQLGYLPRVHIFHTSSTSEGQIYCPEANWLMAAACLALVAAFRSSDNLAGAYGIAITSTMVITTLLYFAYLRKSLGRGMLTAGLICAGFLVFDLGFFLTNLAKLDGGGWIPLTIAGTICLCMMIWARGRATIRTSLAPELLPESTLDDLLRQPEIRRIPGCAVCLTASPRGIPPFLTRYVRLTHSLPEKTMIFSIITEPVPRIPSQDRIVLKVLDHGLYRIIARYGFAETPNIPLDLLHANASGLAVHPEEAVYFLGRESLLSPNPGHASGNSCTASCRETA from the coding sequence ATGAGAAAAAGGCACACATCGTCCACAGCCGCCCTGTCTCTGGCCGCGCTTGGCATTGTTTTCGGAGACATTGGCACCAGTCCGCTCTATGCGCTCAAGGCGTGCTTCAGCGGCTTTCACGCCGTGCCCGCCACGCCGAACAACGTGCTGGGCGTGCTCTCGCTGGTGTTCTGGTCGCTGACCGCGGTCATCAGCGTGAAATACGTGGCGTTCGTGATGCGCGCGGACAATCAGGGCGAAGGCGGCATATTCGCCCTGTTCGCAGTCTTGCCCGAATCTTGGCGAAACCAACGCAAATGGGTGGTCCCGGCAGCCCTGTTCGGTGCCGCACTCCTGTACGGGGATGGCATCATCACCCCGGCCATTTCCGTGCTTTCCGCTCTGGAAGGATTGTCCGTGGCCACTTCGGCGGCGGATGCATACGTGGTGCCCCTGACCTGCATCATTCTGGCCGCGCTGTTTGCAGTGCAACGCCACGGCACCAGCCGCATCGGCGCGGTATTCGGCCCGGTCATGCTGGTCTGGTTCTGCGCCATCGCAATTCTGGGCATCATGGCCCTGCTGCGCCATCCCCAGACTCTGGCAGCCCTGAATCCGATGTGGGGAATGCGGTTCTTTGCGGAAAACGGCAGAGAATCCACCATCGTACTGGGCGCGGTCGTGCTCTGCGTGACCGGAGCCGAGGCCCTGTATGCGGACATGGGCCATTTCGGAGCAAAACCGATCCGGCTGGCCTGGTATTTCGTGGCCATGCCCGCCCTCGTTCTGAACTATTTCGGGCAGGGCGCCGTGCTCATGATGAACGCCGAAGCCACGGCTTCCCCCTTCTATGCCCTTGCGCCCCGCAGCCTGATCCTGCCCCTTGTGGGCCTATCCACCTGCGCCACCATCATCGCCTCGCAGGCCGTGATCTCCGGCGTGTTTTCCCTGACTCGACAGGCCATCCAGCTCGGCTACCTGCCCCGCGTGCACATCTTCCACACATCAAGCACCTCCGAAGGACAGATATATTGCCCCGAAGCCAACTGGCTCATGGCTGCAGCCTGCCTTGCGCTGGTGGCAGCATTCAGGAGCTCGGACAATCTGGCCGGGGCCTATGGCATAGCCATCACCTCCACCATGGTCATCACCACCCTGCTCTATTTCGCCTACCTCAGAAAATCGCTGGGACGCGGAATGTTGACCGCAGGCCTGATCTGTGCCGGATTTCTCGTGTTCGATCTGGGCTTCTTTCTGACGAATCTGGCCAAACTGGACGGCGGAGGCTGGATTCCCCTGACCATTGCCGGAACCATCTGCCTGTGCATGATGATCTGGGCCCGAGGGCGCGCGACCATCCGCACCAGTCTCGCACCGGAGCTCCTGCCCGAAAGCACGCTGGACGACCTGCTCCGTCAGCCGGAAATACGCCGTATTCCGGGATGCGCTGTGTGCCTCACGGCTTCGCCCCGGGGCATTCCCCCGTTCCTGACGCGCTATGTCCGACTGACGCACTCCCTGCCGGAAAAAACCATGATCTTCTCGATCATAACCGAACCCGTCCCCCGGATTCCCTCACAGGACCGCATCGTGCTCAAGGTGCTTGATCACGGCCTGTACCGGATCATCGCCAGATACGGATTTGCCGAAACCCCGAACATCCCTCTGGACCTGCTGCATGCAAATGCCTCGGGCCTTGCTGTGCATCCCGAGGAAGCGGTCTATTTTCTGGGCCGGGAAAGTCTGCTCTCCCCCAATCCCGGCCACGCTTCTGGAAATTCCTGTACCGCTTCATGTCGCGAAACAGCATGA
- a CDS encoding ABC transporter permease, whose product MLAFLIRRITQSAVVLLVMSVLVFVGVFYIGNPVDILIAPDATPAEYARAVKALGLDKPLWEQYFIFLKGALHGNFGNSFVYNEPALKIILTRLPATLELAFTAMLMAVFVGIPLGMVAGIQHDNWIGRNIMRFSILGFSLPTFWVGLMLIIIFSVHFDLLPSGGRGDTVDLFGIPVSFLSWDGIKHLILPAMNLALFKTSLAIRLSRAGVQENLQMDYVKFAKAKGLSNTRIIGLHVMKNIMIPVVTVLGMELGNLIAFAVVTETIFAWPGMGKLVIDSIGVLDRPIIVAYLLITVTMFIIINLIVDILYSILDPRVRLGDQR is encoded by the coding sequence ATGCTCGCTTTTCTCATCCGCCGAATCACGCAAAGCGCCGTGGTCCTGCTGGTCATGTCCGTACTGGTCTTTGTCGGCGTATTCTACATCGGCAACCCGGTGGACATCCTGATCGCACCGGACGCCACCCCGGCCGAATACGCCCGCGCCGTCAAGGCGCTGGGTCTGGACAAACCCCTGTGGGAACAATACTTCATCTTTCTCAAGGGCGCATTGCACGGCAACTTCGGCAATTCCTTCGTCTACAATGAACCCGCCCTGAAGATCATCCTGACGCGGCTGCCCGCCACGCTGGAGCTGGCCTTCACGGCCATGCTCATGGCCGTGTTCGTGGGCATTCCTCTGGGCATGGTCGCGGGCATCCAGCACGACAACTGGATCGGCCGCAACATCATGCGCTTTTCCATTCTGGGCTTCAGTCTGCCCACGTTCTGGGTCGGGCTCATGCTCATCATCATCTTTTCCGTGCACTTCGACCTGCTGCCTTCGGGCGGACGAGGCGACACCGTGGACCTGTTCGGCATCCCGGTGAGCTTCCTGTCCTGGGACGGCATCAAGCACCTCATACTCCCGGCCATGAATCTGGCCCTGTTCAAGACATCGCTGGCCATCCGGCTCAGCCGCGCCGGAGTGCAGGAAAACCTCCAGATGGACTACGTGAAGTTCGCCAAGGCCAAGGGACTTTCCAACACCCGCATCATCGGCCTGCACGTCATGAAGAACATCATGATCCCGGTGGTCACGGTTCTCGGCATGGAGCTGGGCAACCTGATCGCCTTTGCCGTTGTCACGGAAACCATCTTTGCCTGGCCCGGCATGGGCAAGCTGGTCATCGACTCCATCGGAGTGCTGGACCGCCCCATCATCGTGGCCTACCTGCTCATCACCGTGACCATGTTCATCATCATCAACCTGATCGTGGACATCCTCTACTCGATTCTGGACCCCAGAGTACGTCTGGGCGACCAGCGCTAG
- a CDS encoding hybrid sensor histidine kinase/response regulator — MQNLKFAITILLLLVTVPCHAGTDRKQVLYINSYQNGYEWSDNILEGIRQTLRKSRYTVDLQVEYMDAKKHPGPENRALLKQLFTQKFHKTDFDTVICSDNDAFRFMLDNHNELFPDVPVVFCGVNDLQMADLDNQPLFTGVVEKLDIQGNMEIALDFDPGKKRAVVIADPSLTAQAISAQIRKSIPAFKDRLEFEFWDDLSLDQMVKRVRTLPDDTFLFFVPFYVENQGRFLSAAEVINTLYRNASVPIYGAWNFLLDHGIVGGRLLSGQDHGAQAAKMVLEILDGKTPRSIPLATTQPTPPTFDWEVLTRFGLTESLFPQNSRFINRPGATYLLNKRVVWTAALLLAGLMAFTILLGASRSRAVRAERELALSRKMLRSVIDTLPQIIYWKDRQGRYLGVNSRFAQFFGLTSPEEAEGRTGKDFPLDENFPGIGKQADRKVLQSNRPTLQRVAEYQGRPHHGTAFEVNKVPLHDDRGNTTGVLSTAEDVTARLSLERQLIQSQKMEAIGTFVGGIAHDFNNLLTTIINSTELALMDMCHKDAASDVERAHNAARQGSQLVSQILTYTRPSTEGAIMIDPAATVNEALDLVAAMLPENIRFTRNVTPGVARCLADPSQMRQIIMNLCTNAFHAMRQKGGHLHASIVQEHLTEPKPDRAGLEPGRYLRLSIADNGPGIPQDIAARIFDPFFTTKDKSEGTGLGLAIVQGIVRGHGGRVRLSSRPGRTVFDIHLPIRSANVPEDIVSSGPTDGTERVLFVEDSRAQLEVVPRALAKHGYDVSSAEGGHMALDVLTSGLPFDVVVTDYDMPELDGVELARTLEQIFPDLPVVLVSGRKEAAAAAKSAPNIAQILIKPYTGRALARVVRAALDSQDSHDQDTDN; from the coding sequence ATGCAAAATCTGAAATTCGCCATCACAATCCTGCTTCTGCTGGTCACCGTCCCCTGTCATGCCGGGACGGACCGCAAGCAGGTTCTGTACATAAATTCCTACCAGAACGGATACGAATGGTCCGACAACATTCTGGAAGGCATACGCCAGACCTTGCGGAAAAGCCGGTACACCGTTGACCTGCAAGTGGAATACATGGATGCCAAGAAACATCCCGGCCCGGAAAATCGCGCCCTGCTCAAGCAGCTCTTCACCCAGAAATTCCACAAGACCGATTTCGACACCGTGATCTGCTCGGACAACGACGCGTTCCGCTTCATGCTGGACAACCACAACGAACTGTTCCCCGACGTTCCCGTGGTATTCTGCGGCGTGAATGATCTGCAAATGGCCGACCTCGACAATCAGCCCCTATTCACGGGCGTTGTCGAAAAACTGGACATTCAGGGCAACATGGAAATCGCTCTGGATTTCGATCCCGGGAAAAAACGCGCCGTGGTGATCGCGGACCCGTCCCTGACCGCACAGGCCATTTCGGCCCAGATCAGAAAAAGCATCCCGGCCTTCAAGGACAGACTGGAATTCGAATTCTGGGACGACCTCTCCCTGGACCAGATGGTCAAGCGCGTCCGAACGCTCCCCGATGACACCTTTCTGTTCTTCGTTCCCTTTTACGTGGAGAATCAGGGACGTTTCCTGTCCGCAGCGGAAGTCATCAACACCCTGTACCGCAACGCCAGTGTGCCCATATACGGTGCGTGGAACTTCCTGCTGGACCACGGCATCGTGGGCGGCAGGCTGCTGAGCGGACAGGATCACGGGGCACAGGCCGCCAAGATGGTGCTGGAAATTCTGGACGGAAAAACGCCCCGAAGCATCCCGCTGGCCACAACCCAGCCAACACCCCCGACCTTTGACTGGGAAGTGCTGACCCGCTTCGGGCTGACCGAAAGCCTGTTCCCGCAGAACAGCCGCTTCATCAACAGGCCGGGCGCGACCTATCTTCTGAACAAGCGCGTGGTGTGGACCGCCGCCCTGCTCCTTGCCGGACTCATGGCCTTCACCATACTGCTGGGAGCGAGCCGCAGCCGCGCCGTGCGCGCGGAACGGGAACTTGCCCTGTCCAGAAAGATGCTCCGCTCGGTCATCGATACCCTGCCCCAGATCATCTACTGGAAGGACCGACAGGGCCGGTATCTCGGCGTGAACAGCCGATTTGCCCAATTCTTCGGCCTGACATCCCCGGAAGAGGCCGAAGGCAGAACCGGCAAGGACTTTCCTCTGGACGAAAACTTCCCCGGCATAGGCAAACAGGCGGACAGAAAGGTGCTCCAGTCCAACCGCCCCACGTTGCAGCGCGTTGCCGAGTATCAGGGCCGACCGCACCACGGCACGGCCTTTGAAGTGAACAAGGTTCCCCTGCACGACGACCGAGGCAACACCACGGGCGTGCTCTCCACGGCCGAGGACGTGACCGCGCGCCTCAGTCTGGAACGCCAGCTCATCCAGTCCCAGAAGATGGAGGCCATCGGCACCTTTGTCGGCGGCATTGCTCACGATTTCAACAACCTGCTGACCACCATCATCAATTCCACGGAACTCGCGCTCATGGACATGTGTCACAAGGATGCGGCCAGTGACGTGGAACGGGCCCACAATGCGGCCAGACAGGGCAGCCAGCTCGTCAGCCAGATTCTCACCTACACCCGTCCATCCACGGAAGGCGCGATCATGATCGATCCGGCGGCCACGGTGAACGAGGCATTGGACCTTGTTGCCGCCATGCTGCCGGAAAACATCCGCTTCACGCGCAACGTGACTCCGGGCGTGGCCCGATGCCTTGCGGATCCGTCCCAGATGCGGCAGATCATCATGAACCTGTGTACCAACGCGTTCCACGCCATGCGCCAGAAGGGCGGCCACCTCCATGCATCCATAGTGCAGGAACACCTGACCGAACCCAAGCCCGACCGGGCCGGGCTGGAACCGGGCCGCTATCTGCGCCTGAGCATCGCGGACAATGGCCCCGGCATTCCTCAGGATATTGCGGCGCGCATATTCGACCCGTTCTTCACCACAAAGGACAAGAGCGAAGGCACCGGGCTGGGGCTGGCCATTGTTCAGGGCATCGTGCGCGGCCATGGTGGCCGGGTCCGGCTTTCCAGCCGCCCCGGACGCACGGTGTTCGACATTCACCTGCCCATCCGTTCGGCAAACGTTCCCGAGGATATCGTGAGCAGCGGCCCCACGGACGGCACGGAACGGGTCCTGTTCGTGGAAGACAGCCGCGCCCAGCTCGAAGTGGTGCCGCGCGCTCTGGCCAAACACGGCTACGACGTGTCCTCTGCCGAAGGCGGGCACATGGCTCTGGATGTCCTGACCTCGGGCCTGCCGTTCGACGTGGTGGTCACTGACTACGACATGCCGGAACTGGACGGCGTCGAACTCGCCCGCACTCTGGAACAGATCTTCCCGGATCTGCCCGTGGTCCTCGTTTCCGGGCGCAAGGAAGCGGCCGCTGCGGCCAAGAGTGCCCCGAACATTGCACAAATTCTCATCAAACCGTATACGGGCCGTGCGCTCGCCCGCGTTGTGCGTGCCGCACTGGACTCGCAAGACAGCCATGACCAAGATACTGATAATTGA
- a CDS encoding ABC transporter ATP-binding protein, with translation MSTPLLEIHDLKTHFFTRAGVARAVDGISLTVNKGEVIGIVGESGSGKSVTGFSIMGLVDPPGRVVEGSIKFKGKELLGQSEAEWRAFRGDHVAMIFQDPMMTLNPVLRIDTQMIEAIRAHERVSRAEALQRSIKALASVGIPSPEERIKAYPHQFSGGMRQRVAIATGLLNNPELIIADEPTTALDVTIQSQILSVMQRLCEQTGMALMWITHDLTVIAGLAHRVAVMYAGTIIEEGPVEDVLDRPLHPYTEGLIGSVPSRNRRNARLYQIPGMTPSLISLPQGCAFRMRCPKATEACLEAPPMVEDGPGRRVLCFHPNQ, from the coding sequence ATGAGCACTCCTCTTCTCGAAATACACGATCTCAAAACGCACTTCTTCACCCGCGCCGGTGTGGCCCGCGCCGTGGACGGCATTTCCCTGACCGTGAACAAGGGCGAAGTCATCGGCATTGTCGGCGAGTCCGGCAGCGGCAAGTCCGTGACCGGCTTTTCCATCATGGGACTGGTGGACCCGCCGGGCCGTGTGGTGGAAGGCAGCATCAAGTTCAAGGGCAAGGAACTCCTCGGCCAGAGCGAGGCGGAATGGCGCGCGTTCCGGGGAGACCATGTGGCCATGATCTTTCAGGACCCCATGATGACCCTGAACCCGGTCCTGCGCATCGACACCCAGATGATCGAGGCAATCCGTGCCCACGAACGCGTCAGCCGTGCCGAGGCTCTGCAACGTTCCATCAAGGCGCTGGCCTCGGTGGGCATTCCCTCTCCCGAGGAACGAATCAAGGCCTACCCGCACCAGTTCTCCGGCGGCATGCGCCAGCGCGTGGCCATTGCCACGGGCCTGCTCAACAACCCGGAACTCATCATTGCGGATGAACCGACAACAGCACTGGACGTGACCATCCAGAGCCAGATTCTCTCGGTCATGCAACGGCTCTGCGAGCAGACCGGCATGGCCCTGATGTGGATCACGCACGATCTCACGGTCATTGCCGGACTGGCCCATCGCGTGGCCGTGATGTACGCGGGCACCATCATCGAGGAAGGCCCGGTCGAAGACGTGCTGGACCGCCCCCTGCACCCGTATACCGAGGGCCTGATCGGGTCGGTACCCAGCCGCAACCGCCGCAATGCCCGGCTCTATCAGATACCGGGCATGACCCCGTCCCTGATCAGCCTGCCGCAGGGCTGCGCGTTCCGCATGCGCTGTCCCAAGGCAACCGAAGCCTGTCTGGAGGCCCCACCCATGGTCGAGGACGGCCCGGGCCGCCGCGTGCTGTGCTTCCACCCCAACCAGTAA